A genomic segment from Flavobacterium litorale encodes:
- the rplU gene encoding 50S ribosomal protein L21 encodes MYAIVEIAGQQFKVSKDQKVYVHRLEGNEGDAITFSKVLLLDDNGTVTLGAPAIEGASVEAKVLQHLKGDKVIVFKKKRRKGYRVKNGHRQSLTQISISGITAP; translated from the coding sequence ATGTACGCAATCGTAGAGATAGCAGGGCAACAATTTAAAGTTAGCAAAGACCAAAAGGTTTACGTTCACCGTTTAGAAGGTAATGAAGGAGATGCAATTACATTCTCTAAAGTTTTATTACTTGATGATAACGGAACTGTAACTCTAGGCGCCCCCGCTATAGAAGGAGCTTCAGTAGAAGCCAAAGTGCTACAGCACTTAAAAGGAGATAAAGTAATTGTTTTCAAGAAGAAGAGAAGAAAAGGTTACAGAGTTAAAAACGGACACCGTCAGTCTTTAACGCAAATTTCTATATCAGGAATTACTGCTCCTTAA
- a CDS encoding DUF3127 domain-containing protein translates to MEVSGRIKMIDETKTYGNNGFRKREVVVTTDEQYPQHIMVEFTQDKCDLLNNYGVGEPVKISINLRGREWVNPQGETKYFNSIQGWRIEKLQPEAPAGGGYQAQQPPMPTAQDSFEPATNFKEEDHDDLPF, encoded by the coding sequence ATGGAAGTTTCTGGAAGAATTAAAATGATTGACGAAACCAAAACGTATGGTAACAACGGGTTTAGAAAAAGAGAGGTAGTAGTTACTACTGATGAGCAATACCCACAACATATAATGGTTGAGTTTACGCAAGATAAATGCGACCTATTAAATAATTATGGTGTTGGCGAACCTGTAAAAATTTCGATTAACTTACGCGGTAGAGAGTGGGTAAACCCACAAGGCGAAACCAAATACTTTAACTCAATACAAGGGTGGAGAATAGAAAAACTACAACCCGAAGCACCAGCAGGTGGCGGTTACCAAGCGCAACAACCACCCATGCCAACAGCGCAAGACTCTTTTGAGCCTGCAACCAACTTTAAAGAGGAAGACCATGATGACTTACCTTTTTAA
- a CDS encoding M16 family metallopeptidase — translation MRKSLMALGSLLMLGGVASAQKVAFEEYDLDNGMHVILHQDNTAPVIITSVMYHVGAKDENPDRTGFAHFFEHLLFEGTENIERGEWFKIVTANGGNNNANTTDDRTYYYEVFPSNNLELGLWMESERLMHPVISQVGVDTQNEVVKEEKRLRVDNQPYGNLIAEVKKNMFKKHPYRWATIGSMEHLDAATLEEFQAFNKKYYVPNNAVLVVAGDLDINQTKKWIEQYFGPIPKGAPVTRKSYKEEPITKQFRATYEDPNIQLPMVIAAYRTPSMKTRDARVLDMISTILSAGKSSRMYKKIVDDKKMALQMGAFNYSQEDYGMYIVYGIPMQGYTAEDIMKEADAEIATLQTELISKKEFEKLQNIYESQYVNSNASVEGVASNLATYYMLYGDVNLINTEIDIYRSITREEIRDVAKKYLNPNQRMILDYVPAKDKAQN, via the coding sequence ATGAGAAAATCTTTAATGGCTTTGGGTTCACTTCTTATGCTTGGCGGAGTAGCATCGGCCCAAAAAGTAGCATTTGAGGAATATGATTTGGACAACGGGATGCACGTAATCCTGCACCAAGACAATACAGCTCCAGTTATCATTACTTCGGTAATGTACCACGTAGGAGCTAAAGACGAAAACCCTGACAGAACGGGTTTTGCACACTTTTTTGAGCACCTTTTATTTGAAGGTACTGAAAACATAGAGCGTGGTGAGTGGTTTAAAATTGTTACTGCTAATGGTGGTAATAATAATGCAAACACTACTGACGACAGAACGTATTACTATGAAGTATTCCCATCAAACAACCTAGAACTTGGTTTATGGATGGAATCAGAAAGGTTAATGCACCCAGTAATTAGCCAAGTTGGTGTTGACACGCAAAACGAAGTAGTTAAAGAGGAGAAAAGACTACGTGTAGACAACCAACCTTATGGTAACCTTATTGCAGAGGTTAAAAAGAATATGTTTAAAAAACACCCATACCGTTGGGCAACCATCGGCTCTATGGAGCACCTTGATGCTGCAACGCTAGAGGAATTCCAGGCATTCAACAAAAAATACTACGTACCTAACAATGCAGTATTGGTTGTAGCGGGTGATTTAGATATTAACCAGACTAAAAAATGGATTGAGCAGTACTTTGGTCCAATACCAAAAGGAGCACCTGTAACACGCAAATCGTACAAAGAGGAGCCAATTACAAAACAGTTCCGTGCAACTTACGAGGATCCTAACATCCAGTTGCCAATGGTTATAGCAGCATACCGTACACCATCTATGAAAACCAGAGATGCACGTGTGTTAGATATGATTTCTACAATACTTAGCGCTGGTAAAAGTTCTAGAATGTACAAAAAGATTGTAGACGATAAAAAGATGGCATTGCAAATGGGTGCTTTCAACTACAGCCAAGAGGATTATGGTATGTACATTGTATATGGTATACCAATGCAAGGATACACTGCCGAAGATATTATGAAAGAGGCAGATGCTGAAATAGCAACGCTACAAACAGAGCTTATCTCTAAAAAAGAGTTCGAAAAACTACAAAACATCTACGAAAGCCAGTACGTAAACAGCAACGCAAGTGTTGAGGGTGTTGCAAGTAACCTTGCTACATACTATATGTTATATGGTGATGTTAACCTAATTAATACTGAAATCGACATTTACCGTTCGATAACAAGAGAAGAAATAAGAGATGTTGCTAAAAAGTATCTGAACCCAAACCAGAGAATGATACTTGATTATGTACCAGCTAAAGACAAAGCACAAAACTAA
- the gldE gene encoding gliding motility-associated protein GldE, translating to MDPDPSSILLYDYSLIIGCVGIIFLLFCSACISGTEVAVFLLSPEDIAAINDKNPKKGKMLVTLLEKPKKLLATIVITNTFINIAIIILFFRFVNELFYGIPSPYFRFTVQVAVITFILLLFGEVLPKVYATRNNRIFSSRIAYLLFVLNKILSPISVPMREITLKIHKKFNVQPTGLSVDQLSQALELTDYGDATAEEQKILEGIVTFGNTDARQVMSPRIDIFALDIEEPFAEIFPKIVASGFSRIPVYSDNIDHIEGVLFIKDLIPYIDSNDFEWQTLIRPAFFVPENKKLDNLLKEFQGMKNHLAIVVDEYGGTSGLISLEDILEEIVGDISDEFDDEDIIYSQIDDKNYLFDGKISLKDFYRITDVDEAVFEEAKGEAETLAGFILEISGNFPKKAQKIIFNDNIFTVELVDKRRIKQIKVTLQ from the coding sequence TTGGACCCCGACCCCTCCAGTATACTATTATATGATTATAGCCTTATTATAGGTTGCGTTGGGATTATTTTCCTTTTATTTTGTTCTGCATGCATATCGGGTACCGAGGTAGCCGTTTTTCTGCTATCGCCAGAAGATATTGCAGCCATAAACGATAAAAATCCCAAAAAGGGTAAAATGCTAGTAACCCTACTAGAAAAACCCAAAAAATTACTAGCCACCATAGTAATAACCAATACCTTTATTAACATAGCCATAATAATATTGTTTTTTCGGTTTGTTAACGAGTTGTTTTACGGTATACCCTCACCATACTTTAGGTTTACCGTACAGGTTGCCGTTATAACCTTTATATTATTACTTTTTGGCGAAGTATTACCCAAAGTATACGCCACCCGAAACAACCGCATATTCTCGTCACGTATAGCCTATTTATTATTTGTACTCAATAAAATACTATCGCCTATAAGCGTACCCATGCGCGAAATAACGCTAAAAATTCACAAAAAATTTAATGTACAGCCTACAGGGCTATCGGTAGACCAATTATCGCAAGCTTTGGAACTTACTGATTATGGCGACGCTACTGCCGAAGAGCAAAAAATATTAGAAGGCATTGTTACCTTTGGTAATACCGATGCTAGGCAGGTAATGAGCCCGCGTATTGATATTTTTGCCTTAGATATAGAAGAACCTTTTGCCGAGATATTTCCAAAAATAGTAGCAAGTGGTTTCTCCAGAATACCTGTTTACAGTGATAATATCGACCATATTGAGGGGGTGCTTTTTATAAAAGACCTCATTCCGTATATAGATAGTAACGATTTTGAATGGCAAACCTTAATACGTCCTGCCTTTTTTGTTCCAGAAAATAAAAAGCTTGATAACTTACTTAAAGAATTCCAAGGGATGAAAAACCACCTTGCTATAGTAGTAGATGAGTACGGTGGTACATCGGGACTAATATCGTTAGAAGATATTCTGGAAGAGATAGTAGGCGATATAAGCGATGAGTTTGATGACGAAGATATTATTTACTCGCAAATAGACGATAAAAATTATCTGTTTGATGGTAAAATAAGCCTTAAAGATTTTTACCGTATTACGGATGTAGATGAAGCGGTTTTTGAAGAAGCCAAAGGCGAAGCCGAAACATTAGCAGGCTTTATACTCGAAATATCAGGTAACTTTCCTAAAAAAGCACAAAAAATTATCTTTAATGACAATATCTTTACCGTTGAATTGGTTGATAAGAGGAGAATAAAGCAAATAAAGGTTACCCTACAATAA
- the gldD gene encoding gliding motility lipoprotein GldD, protein MNKIKLTTALAIIIAFCSLFTACGEQEVLPKPKAFLRLDYPVEDYVVYEGNCPFSFAFNSQSIITNKGNCNFTLAYPKMKATIHLTYKPVANNIEALLTDAQRLTYEHVIKANAIQEQPFANALNNAYGMFYQVGGDAATNAQFYVTDSTRHFITGSLYFYARPNYDSLMPAASYVKEDMRNIMETIKWK, encoded by the coding sequence ATGAACAAAATAAAACTAACAACAGCACTAGCTATTATAATTGCATTTTGTAGTCTGTTTACCGCTTGCGGTGAGCAAGAGGTACTACCCAAACCCAAAGCCTTTCTTAGGCTGGATTACCCCGTAGAGGATTATGTGGTATACGAAGGAAATTGCCCATTTAGCTTTGCTTTTAACTCGCAATCCATTATTACCAATAAAGGGAATTGTAATTTTACACTAGCCTATCCTAAAATGAAGGCTACCATACACCTTACTTATAAACCCGTTGCTAATAATATTGAGGCTTTATTAACCGATGCCCAGCGCCTTACCTACGAGCATGTAATTAAAGCCAATGCTATACAGGAGCAACCTTTTGCCAACGCGCTTAACAATGCTTATGGTATGTTTTACCAGGTTGGAGGCGATGCTGCTACCAACGCACAATTTTATGTTACCGATAGTACCCGCCATTTTATAACGGGCTCGTTATATTTTTACGCCCGCCCTAATTACGACTCGTTAATGCCTGCTGCAAGCTACGTAAAAGAGGATATGCGAAATATTATGGAAACCATTAAGTGGAAATAA
- a CDS encoding M16 family metallopeptidase, producing the protein MKKVIYILAGLFLSVSMQAQDRPMPKPGPAPTVNIGKPETFTLKNGLKVLVVENHKLPRVSYTLTMDNAPYAEGNKKGVSDMVSALMGSGTTTISKEDFNEEVDFLGANINFWSQGASANGLSKYSDRILELMADGALNPKFTQEEFDKEKDKIIEGLKADEKSVTSVASRVTDVLIYGRNHPNGEYLSEETLNNVTLADVKADYNTYFVPEKAYLVVVGDVKTKDVKKQVKKLFGDWTANTAPNISYTDPKDVQYTQINFVDMPNAVQSEIAVVNVVNLKMTDKEYFAAILANQILGGGGEGRLFLNLREANAWTYGAYSSIGSGKYVTSFRATSSVRNTVTDSAIVEILNEMKRIRTDLVSHEDLKNAKAKYIGNFVMRMESPSTVASYALRTETQNLPADFYENYIKNINAVTAEDIRNAAKKFFSVDKARIVVVGKAADVVPALEKSEIPVFYFDKWGKKTDKPVVNKPVPAGVTAKTVLGNYLKAIGGEAAVKNVKTVYTKSTGTVQGTPLELVMKVTTDHKQLVEMKAMGMTMMKQVITDKMGYMTSQGQRQDLTGDDLADLQEGAVPFEELDLMNNGEVELTGIESINGNEAYAVKKGSTTYYYDVKSNFKIAEAREVEQMGQKMVQTTYYGDYKDVKGIKMPHKIDMNVGIEIALTVTEAKINEGVTDTDFQ; encoded by the coding sequence ATGAAAAAAGTCATATACATACTAGCCGGTTTGTTCTTATCTGTAAGCATGCAGGCGCAAGACAGACCAATGCCAAAACCGGGACCTGCTCCTACTGTTAATATAGGTAAACCCGAAACGTTTACCCTTAAAAACGGACTTAAAGTACTTGTGGTAGAAAACCACAAACTACCAAGAGTATCGTACACCCTTACTATGGATAATGCTCCGTATGCCGAAGGCAACAAAAAAGGAGTATCGGATATGGTAAGCGCACTTATGGGTAGTGGTACAACTACAATATCTAAAGAAGATTTTAACGAAGAGGTAGATTTTTTAGGAGCCAACATTAACTTTTGGTCGCAAGGAGCATCAGCAAACGGATTATCTAAATATTCTGATAGAATATTGGAGCTAATGGCCGATGGTGCTTTAAACCCTAAGTTTACACAAGAGGAGTTTGATAAGGAAAAAGACAAAATCATCGAAGGGCTTAAAGCCGATGAAAAAAGTGTAACATCAGTAGCATCAAGAGTAACTGATGTACTTATATATGGCAGAAACCACCCTAATGGAGAATACCTTAGCGAAGAAACGTTAAACAATGTTACATTAGCCGATGTAAAAGCAGACTACAACACTTACTTTGTGCCAGAAAAAGCATACCTGGTAGTAGTTGGCGATGTAAAAACCAAAGACGTTAAAAAGCAAGTTAAAAAGCTTTTTGGTGACTGGACAGCTAATACAGCACCAAACATTAGTTACACAGACCCTAAAGATGTACAGTACACACAAATTAACTTTGTAGATATGCCAAATGCAGTACAAAGTGAAATAGCTGTTGTAAATGTTGTAAACTTAAAAATGACAGACAAAGAGTACTTTGCTGCAATACTAGCCAACCAAATACTTGGTGGTGGTGGCGAAGGAAGACTTTTCCTTAACCTACGCGAAGCAAATGCTTGGACATACGGTGCATACTCATCTATTGGGTCAGGTAAATACGTAACATCATTCAGAGCAACATCATCCGTACGAAACACAGTTACCGATAGTGCTATAGTAGAGATACTAAACGAAATGAAGCGTATTAGAACGGATTTAGTATCGCACGAAGATCTTAAAAACGCAAAAGCAAAATACATAGGTAACTTTGTAATGCGTATGGAAAGTCCATCTACAGTAGCAAGCTATGCGTTAAGAACAGAAACGCAAAACCTTCCTGCCGATTTTTACGAAAACTACATTAAAAACATTAATGCAGTAACGGCAGAAGATATTAGAAATGCAGCTAAAAAATTCTTTAGCGTAGATAAAGCCCGAATTGTTGTTGTAGGTAAAGCAGCAGATGTTGTACCAGCATTAGAAAAGAGCGAAATACCCGTATTTTACTTTGATAAGTGGGGTAAAAAAACAGATAAGCCTGTAGTTAACAAGCCCGTTCCTGCTGGCGTTACTGCAAAAACAGTACTAGGCAACTACCTAAAAGCTATTGGTGGCGAGGCAGCTGTAAAAAATGTTAAAACAGTATACACAAAATCTACAGGTACCGTACAAGGCACTCCACTAGAGTTAGTAATGAAAGTTACTACAGACCATAAGCAACTTGTTGAAATGAAAGCTATGGGCATGACGATGATGAAGCAAGTAATTACGGATAAAATGGGTTACATGACATCGCAAGGACAACGCCAAGACCTTACGGGAGATGACCTAGCAGACTTGCAAGAAGGTGCTGTACCATTTGAAGAATTAGACCTTATGAACAATGGTGAGGTTGAGCTTACAGGTATAGAATCTATAAACGGAAATGAAGCGTATGCTGTTAAAAAAGGAAGTACTACATACTACTATGATGTAAAATCGAACTTTAAGATAGCTGAAGCTAGAGAAGTAGAGCAAATGGGACAAAAAATGGTTCAGACTACATACTACGGAGATTACAAAGATGTGAAAGGTATTAAAATGCCACACAAAATTGATATGAACGTAGGTATAGAAATTGCACTTACTGTTACCGAAGCTAAAATTAACGAAGGAGTTACAGATACTGATTTCCAATAG
- a CDS encoding DMT family transporter: protein MQSKHLKWYLLAILSLTWGSSFILIKRGLVGLSAFQLGSLRIIFCALFLLLIGFSTLRRMPKEKWKYLALTALFGTFLPVYLFSIAQTEIHSSISAILNSLTPLGTLIIGAAVFGVSFQRRQLFGVLIGLVGCALLIFKGAIDNPNQNYYYTLYVVVAALCYSVNVNLIKKHLSDVSPLAITTGNFAVLLLPTTLILFLSDFASIAMLPQTHQAMLYVLVLGIVGTGLASILFFKLIHISSPIFASSVTYMIPIVAFGWGLFDGESLSALQMLGAAIILLGVYFSSLKR from the coding sequence ATGCAGTCAAAACACTTAAAGTGGTATTTACTTGCCATATTATCGCTTACATGGGGGAGTTCTTTTATCCTTATAAAACGTGGGCTTGTAGGGCTTAGTGCGTTTCAGTTGGGTTCGCTTCGTATTATTTTTTGTGCGCTGTTTTTATTGCTAATTGGTTTTAGTACGCTTAGGAGAATGCCTAAGGAAAAATGGAAGTATTTGGCGCTTACGGCGTTATTTGGTACGTTTTTACCAGTGTATTTATTCTCCATAGCACAAACCGAGATACATAGCTCTATTAGTGCTATATTAAACTCGTTAACCCCTTTAGGAACATTAATTATTGGTGCCGCGGTATTTGGGGTAAGTTTTCAGCGCAGGCAACTTTTTGGGGTGCTTATAGGGCTTGTAGGTTGTGCATTACTTATTTTTAAGGGTGCTATAGATAACCCAAACCAAAATTATTACTACACATTGTATGTTGTAGTGGCTGCATTGTGTTACTCGGTAAATGTAAACCTGATTAAAAAGCACCTTTCGGATGTTAGCCCGCTTGCTATTACCACAGGTAATTTTGCGGTGCTATTATTGCCTACTACGCTTATTTTGTTCCTTTCGGATTTTGCTAGTATTGCTATGCTACCGCAAACGCACCAAGCTATGCTTTATGTGCTTGTTTTGGGTATTGTGGGTACGGGGCTTGCCAGTATTTTATTTTTCAAGTTAATCCATATATCATCGCCCATATTTGCATCGTCAGTAACGTATATGATACCTATTGTTGCTTTTGGCTGGGGTTTGTTTGACGGCGAGTCGTTATCGGCATTACAAATGTTGGGTGCTGCAATAATATTGCTGGGGGTATACTTTTCGTCTTTAAAACGATAA
- the aat gene encoding leucyl/phenylalanyl-tRNA--protein transferase, which yields MYFLSRELYFPSPTIASPEGIVAVGGDLSPERLLLAYKSGIFPWFEDDEPILWWSPPERMVLFLDELKISKSMRNILNRGTFRVTYNTAFKEVIHNCSTIKRKEEDGTWITSEMTEAYIKLHELGHAKSVEVWQGTDLVGGLYGVDLGNVFCGESMFSKVSNASKVGFIALVKKLQQNGYLLLDCQVYNPHLASLGAREINRELFLKIITQKIQ from the coding sequence ATGTATTTCTTGTCGCGCGAATTATATTTCCCCTCACCAACAATAGCATCTCCTGAGGGTATTGTGGCTGTTGGTGGCGATTTATCGCCAGAACGACTTTTATTAGCCTACAAAAGCGGAATATTCCCTTGGTTTGAGGATGACGAGCCTATATTATGGTGGAGCCCGCCAGAACGCATGGTTTTATTTTTAGATGAGTTAAAAATCTCTAAAAGCATGCGCAACATACTAAACAGGGGTACTTTTCGCGTTACCTATAATACTGCCTTTAAGGAGGTAATACACAATTGCAGTACCATAAAACGGAAAGAGGAGGATGGCACTTGGATAACTTCTGAAATGACGGAGGCCTATATTAAGTTACATGAGTTAGGGCATGCAAAATCGGTAGAAGTGTGGCAAGGTACTGATTTGGTGGGCGGACTGTATGGCGTAGATTTAGGCAATGTTTTTTGTGGCGAAAGCATGTTCTCTAAAGTATCCAACGCTAGTAAAGTAGGTTTTATAGCCTTAGTAAAAAAGCTACAGCAAAACGGGTATTTGTTACTGGACTGCCAAGTATACAACCCCCATTTAGCAAGTTTAGGTGCACGAGAAATAAACAGAGAATTGTTTTTAAAAATAATAACCCAAAAAATACAATAG
- a CDS encoding cation transporter: MNLAKKISLFAVAALLFTSCKNADKEGTTEDGTTIEKTMDAPAESENTTIEDAETKEVAANLEFKSFKIDGMTCAMGCAKVIENKLADLDGVQDVRVDFEAETAVISYDSEKQNVESIAATVEKIADGAYKVSDMSDLEEIVDEKQS; the protein is encoded by the coding sequence ATGAATTTAGCCAAAAAAATTTCTTTATTTGCTGTAGCAGCACTACTTTTTACTAGCTGTAAAAACGCCGATAAAGAAGGAACTACCGAGGATGGTACTACTATAGAAAAAACAATGGATGCACCTGCCGAAAGTGAGAATACAACAATTGAGGATGCTGAAACAAAAGAAGTAGCAGCAAACTTGGAATTTAAGAGTTTTAAAATTGATGGTATGACCTGTGCTATGGGATGTGCTAAAGTTATAGAAAATAAACTAGCGGATCTTGATGGTGTGCAAGATGTACGTGTTGATTTTGAAGCTGAAACTGCCGTAATATCTTATGATTCTGAAAAGCAAAACGTTGAAAGCATAGCAGCAACTGTAGAAAAAATTGCCGATGGCGCCTATAAAGTTTCTGATATGAGCGACTTAGAGGAAATAGTTGATGAAAAGCAGAGTTAA
- the rpmA gene encoding 50S ribosomal protein L27: MAHKKGVGSSKNGRESESKRLGVKIYGGQAAIAGNIIVRQRGSKHNPGENVYMGKDHTLHAKVDGVVKFQKKKDDKSFVSVVPFEA; encoded by the coding sequence ATGGCTCACAAGAAAGGTGTCGGTAGTTCTAAGAATGGTAGAGAATCAGAATCGAAACGCTTAGGTGTTAAGATTTATGGTGGTCAGGCTGCTATTGCCGGTAACATTATCGTAAGACAAAGAGGTTCTAAACACAATCCAGGTGAAAATGTTTACATGGGTAAAGATCATACTTTACATGCTAAAGTTGACGGTGTTGTGAAATTCCAGAAGAAAAAAGATGATAAGTCTTTTGTATCTGTAGTTCCATTTGAAGCTTAA
- the mutY gene encoding A/G-specific adenine glycosylase, whose amino-acid sequence MKFSKPLIQWYLQNKRDLPWRKNTNPYSVWLSEIMLQQTRVAQGMPYFFKFIEAFPTVKHLANAPEEQVLKLWQGLGYYSRARNLHATAKHIAYNLNGIFPDNYNDLLKLKGVGNYTAAAIASICYGEEIPVVDGNVYRVLSRYFGIETDISSSGAKAEFTALAAAHLPKGKASEFNQAMMEFGALQCVPKNPNCYTCVLSAHCVAYNTGKVQQLPVKLKKTKVTNRYFNYLVVNDAEGKSVVNKRSGKGIWHNLYEFPLLETETLVSSNAAKELIDNFEGFNFTPTTTTLLTNTIVHKLSHQHLHIRFWEVATNTLVAGATDRDFIKQYPFPIVIHNFIEKHWD is encoded by the coding sequence ATGAAATTTTCTAAGCCCTTAATACAATGGTATTTACAAAATAAGCGCGATTTGCCATGGCGTAAAAATACCAACCCATACTCCGTATGGTTATCCGAAATTATGTTGCAGCAAACCCGCGTAGCACAAGGAATGCCGTATTTTTTTAAGTTTATAGAGGCTTTTCCTACCGTAAAACACCTTGCCAATGCGCCCGAAGAGCAGGTGCTAAAATTATGGCAGGGGCTGGGCTATTACTCGCGTGCACGCAACCTGCACGCAACGGCTAAACATATTGCATACAATTTAAACGGAATATTTCCAGATAATTATAACGACTTGCTAAAACTAAAAGGAGTAGGCAATTATACGGCTGCCGCAATAGCCTCTATATGTTATGGCGAGGAGATACCTGTGGTAGATGGTAATGTATACCGTGTACTATCACGTTATTTTGGTATAGAGACTGATATATCGTCATCTGGTGCAAAGGCTGAGTTTACTGCTTTGGCAGCAGCACATTTGCCAAAAGGTAAAGCATCGGAATTTAACCAAGCCATGATGGAGTTTGGTGCGCTGCAATGCGTACCTAAAAACCCTAATTGTTATACGTGTGTATTAAGTGCCCATTGTGTTGCCTACAATACGGGTAAAGTGCAGCAATTGCCTGTAAAACTCAAAAAAACAAAAGTAACCAATCGTTACTTTAACTATTTGGTAGTTAACGATGCCGAAGGTAAAAGTGTTGTTAACAAACGTTCGGGCAAAGGTATTTGGCATAACCTGTACGAGTTCCCGTTGCTGGAAACGGAAACATTAGTATCGTCCAACGCTGCAAAAGAGCTGATTGATAATTTCGAGGGGTTTAACTTTACTCCTACAACCACAACCTTACTTACCAATACCATTGTACACAAACTATCGCACCAGCACTTGCATATCCGCTTTTGGGAAGTGGCTACCAATACCCTTGTAGCGGGTGCAACAGACCGCGATTTTATAAAGCAATATCCGTTTCCTATAGTTATTCATAATTTTATTGAGAAGCATTGGGATTGA
- a CDS encoding HU family DNA-binding protein, with amino-acid sequence MTKADIVAKISEKLGLEKGDVQATVESFMEEVKNSLETGDNVYLRGFGSFIIKTRAEKTGRNISKNTTIKIPAHNIPAFKPAKIFVDGVKTNTEVK; translated from the coding sequence ATGACGAAAGCAGACATCGTAGCGAAAATCTCCGAGAAACTTGGACTTGAAAAAGGAGATGTGCAAGCAACAGTTGAGTCTTTTATGGAAGAAGTAAAAAACTCTTTGGAAACCGGTGATAATGTTTATTTAAGAGGTTTTGGTAGCTTTATAATCAAAACCCGTGCTGAAAAAACAGGTAGAAATATCTCTAAAAACACTACAATAAAAATACCAGCGCACAATATTCCTGCATTTAAACCTGCAAAAATATTTGTTGATGGTGTAAAAACGAATACTGAAGTAAAGTAA
- a CDS encoding single-stranded DNA-binding protein, with protein MSGTLNKVMLIGHLGDDVKMHYFDGGNCIGRFPLATNETYVNKQTNERVTSTEWHNIVVRNKAAEVCEKYLTKGDKVYIEGRIKTRQWQAEDGTARYSTEIQVTDFTFLTAKNEAEGNRMQQPQQPAEQPQPTTPPTDHNTNVPAPDDDLPF; from the coding sequence ATGAGCGGAACGCTAAATAAAGTAATGCTAATAGGGCATTTGGGCGATGATGTTAAGATGCACTATTTCGATGGTGGCAATTGCATTGGGCGTTTCCCACTGGCTACTAACGAAACCTACGTTAACAAACAAACCAACGAGCGCGTAACATCTACCGAATGGCACAATATTGTAGTGCGAAATAAGGCTGCCGAAGTATGCGAAAAGTACCTAACCAAAGGCGATAAAGTATATATAGAAGGGCGCATTAAAACCAGACAATGGCAAGCCGAAGACGGCACAGCACGTTACAGTACCGAAATACAGGTAACCGACTTTACTTTTTTAACGGCTAAAAACGAAGCCGAAGGCAACAGGATGCAGCAGCCACAACAACCTGCCGAGCAACCACAGCCAACTACACCGCCTACAGACCACAACACCAATGTGCCAGCGCCAGACGATGACCTGCCATTTTAA